One region of Roseicitreum antarcticum genomic DNA includes:
- the dapE gene encoding succinyl-diaminopimelate desuccinylase, with translation MPDPTDPVALTADLIRCPSVTPEEGGALVLLQRVLEGAGFTCTRVDRGGVANLYARWGTAGNKRAFGFNGHTDVVPVGNVAAWTVDPFGGEIRDGRVWGRGACDMKSGVAAFVAAAVDFVRATPPDGAIILAITGDEEGESIDGTTALLDWMAEQGERMSVCLVGEPTCPDVMGEMIKIGRRGSMTANFTVTGKQGHSAYPHRALNPMPAMARLMDRLASHELDQGTDHFDPSTLAITTIDTGNPANNVIPAQTRGTVNIRFNDLHTGDSLTDWLRAQAAGVAAEMGVAIDVAVKVSGSAFLTPPGELSALVSRAVAAETGVTPALSTTGGTSDARFVKDHCPVVEFGLVGRSMHQVDEYAEVADIHALKAVYSRVLLEYFA, from the coding sequence ATGCCCGACCCCACCGATCCTGTTGCCCTGACTGCCGACCTGATCCGCTGCCCGTCCGTCACGCCCGAAGAGGGCGGCGCGCTGGTGCTGTTGCAGCGCGTCCTGGAAGGCGCGGGCTTCACCTGTACCCGGGTGGACCGGGGCGGGGTGGCGAACCTCTACGCGCGCTGGGGTACGGCGGGCAACAAGCGGGCTTTCGGCTTCAATGGCCATACGGATGTGGTTCCGGTGGGCAATGTTGCGGCCTGGACGGTGGACCCGTTCGGCGGCGAGATCCGCGATGGCCGGGTCTGGGGCCGGGGGGCGTGTGACATGAAATCCGGGGTGGCGGCCTTTGTTGCTGCGGCGGTGGATTTCGTGCGCGCCACGCCGCCCGATGGCGCGATCATCCTGGCGATCACCGGGGATGAAGAAGGCGAATCCATCGACGGCACCACCGCCCTTCTGGACTGGATGGCTGAGCAGGGTGAACGCATGTCTGTATGCCTTGTGGGTGAGCCGACGTGCCCCGATGTAATGGGCGAGATGATCAAGATCGGGCGGCGCGGGTCGATGACCGCGAATTTCACCGTCACCGGCAAGCAGGGCCATTCCGCCTATCCGCACCGCGCGCTGAACCCGATGCCCGCGATGGCGCGGCTGATGGACCGGCTTGCCAGCCATGAGCTGGATCAGGGTACCGACCATTTCGACCCCTCGACCCTTGCCATCACCACGATCGATACGGGCAACCCGGCGAATAACGTGATTCCTGCCCAGACCCGCGGGACGGTCAACATCCGTTTCAACGACCTGCACACAGGCGACAGCCTGACCGACTGGCTGCGCGCGCAGGCAGCCGGGGTCGCGGCAGAGATGGGCGTGGCGATTGACGTGGCCGTCAAGGTCTCGGGCAGCGCCTTCCTGACCCCGCCGGGAGAGTTGTCGGCGCTGGTGTCGCGCGCGGTGGCGGCAGAAACCGGGGTCACGCCTGCGCTGTCCACCACGGGTGGCACGTCGGATGCGCGCTTCGTTAAGGACCATTGCCCGGTGGTGGAATTCGGGCTGGTGGGCCGCAGCATGCATCAGGTGGATGAATATGCGGAGGTGGCGGATATCCATGCGCTGAAGGCCGTTTATTCGCGTGTCCTGTTGGAGTATTTCGCATGA
- a CDS encoding cobyric acid synthase, translating to MLQGTGSNVGKSLLVAGLCRAARRRGLSVAPFKPQNMSNNAAVTADGGEIGRAQALQAMACGLEPHTDMNPVLLKPETDTGAQVIVQGRRFGHSAAGNYGALKAQLMGPVLDSFARLRAAHDLVIVEGAGSPAEINLRARDIANMGFARAADVPVVLIGDIHRGGVIAQIVGTQAVLDAGDATMITGFVINRFRGDVRLFDDGYAAIVARTGWPGFGVVPWFFDAVKLPAEDALDLPRGSFGAGLKVAVPALSRIANFDDLDPLAQEPGVSLSMIAPGQPIPGDTDLVILPGSKSTRGDLAFLRAQGWDIDIAAHVRRGGHVLGICGGYQMLGQVVRDPLGLEGPAGDTPGLRLLDVETTMQGDKRLTRMHARHARTGAAIQGYEIHLGRTTGADCARPFAHLAGPVSGPGLPAETTPDGATSTDGRITGSYLHGMFSDDSFRAAWLAGFGVKPSGESYGAAVDRTLDALADHLETHMDVTGLLAAAR from the coding sequence ATGCTGCAAGGCACCGGGTCCAATGTCGGCAAGTCGCTGCTGGTGGCCGGGCTGTGTCGGGCAGCACGGCGGCGCGGTCTGTCGGTCGCGCCGTTCAAGCCGCAGAACATGTCGAACAATGCCGCCGTGACAGCGGATGGCGGTGAGATCGGGCGCGCGCAGGCGTTGCAGGCCATGGCCTGCGGGCTGGAGCCGCACACGGATATGAACCCCGTGCTGCTGAAGCCCGAAACCGATACTGGCGCGCAGGTCATCGTGCAGGGCCGACGGTTTGGCCATAGCGCGGCGGGCAATTACGGCGCGCTGAAGGCGCAGTTGATGGGGCCGGTGCTGGATAGCTTCGCGCGGCTGCGCGCGGCGCATGATCTGGTGATCGTCGAGGGCGCGGGCAGCCCCGCCGAGATCAACCTGCGCGCCCGCGATATTGCCAATATGGGCTTTGCCCGTGCCGCCGATGTGCCCGTCGTGCTGATCGGCGATATTCATCGCGGCGGGGTGATCGCGCAGATTGTTGGTACGCAGGCCGTGCTGGACGCAGGCGATGCCACGATGATCACGGGCTTTGTCATCAACCGCTTTCGCGGCGATGTACGGCTTTTCGACGACGGCTATGCCGCGATTGTCGCGCGCACCGGCTGGCCCGGCTTTGGCGTAGTGCCGTGGTTTTTTGACGCGGTGAAACTGCCGGCCGAAGATGCGCTGGACCTGCCGCGCGGGTCTTTTGGTGCGGGGCTGAAAGTGGCGGTGCCCGCGCTGTCGCGCATTGCGAATTTCGACGATCTGGACCCGTTGGCGCAGGAACCGGGCGTCAGCCTTTCGATGATTGCCCCCGGCCAGCCGATCCCCGGCGATACCGATCTGGTGATCTTGCCGGGCAGCAAATCCACCCGTGGGGATCTGGCATTTTTGCGCGCGCAAGGCTGGGACATCGACATTGCCGCCCATGTGCGGCGCGGCGGGCATGTCCTGGGCATCTGCGGCGGCTACCAGATGCTGGGCCAGGTGGTGCGCGACCCGCTGGGGCTGGAAGGCCCGGCGGGCGATACGCCGGGGCTGCGCCTTCTGGACGTGGAAACCACCATGCAGGGCGACAAGCGCCTGACCCGCATGCACGCCCGGCACGCGCGCACCGGGGCGGCGATACAGGGCTACGAAATCCATCTGGGCCGGACCACCGGGGCAGATTGCGCGCGCCCCTTCGCGCATCTGGCGGGGCCGGTCTCAGGCCCCGGATTGCCTGCTGAAACAACCCCCGACGGGGCCACATCCACCGATGGGCGGATCACCGGCAGCTATTTGCATGGTATGTTCAGTGATGACAGCTTCCGCGCGGCATGGCTGGCCGGGTTCGGCGTCAAACCCAGCGGCGAAAGCTATGGGGCTGCGGTGGACCGGACGC
- a CDS encoding bifunctional allantoicase/(S)-ureidoglycine aminohydrolase — MSPYARPQDGLPPQTDLHTGRAIFTDAYAVIPRGVMRDIVTSYLPGWTGTRAWIIARPLSGFAETFAHYIVEVAPNGGWGGGSDRPEPDAQAQGVLFVTHGAPVLTLPDGAHPLTPGSYAYIPPGVAWSLSNPRDLPATFHWVRKRYEPAPGIAAPEAFVTRDQAIAPISMPGTNDAWATTRFVSPDDLRHDMHVNVVTFQPGGVIPFEETHVMEHGLYVLEGKAVYKLNRDWVEVEAGDYMWLRAFCPQACYAAGPGPFRYLLYKDVNRHPRLGPVVGG, encoded by the coding sequence ATGAGCCCCTATGCCCGGCCCCAGGATGGGCTGCCGCCACAAACCGACCTGCACACCGGACGCGCGATCTTCACCGACGCCTATGCCGTGATCCCGCGCGGGGTCATGCGCGATATCGTCACCAGCTATCTGCCCGGCTGGACCGGCACCCGCGCCTGGATCATCGCGCGGCCGCTTTCGGGCTTTGCCGAGACTTTCGCGCATTACATCGTAGAGGTCGCCCCCAATGGCGGCTGGGGTGGCGGGTCTGACCGGCCCGAGCCTGACGCGCAGGCGCAGGGCGTGCTGTTCGTCACCCACGGCGCGCCTGTCCTGACGCTGCCCGATGGCGCGCACCCCCTCACACCGGGCAGTTACGCTTACATCCCGCCGGGGGTGGCATGGTCGCTCAGCAATCCCCGCGACCTGCCCGCCACCTTCCACTGGGTGCGCAAACGCTATGAACCCGCGCCGGGGATCGCCGCGCCAGAGGCCTTCGTGACACGGGATCAGGCGATTGCGCCGATCTCCATGCCCGGCACGAATGACGCATGGGCCACGACGCGCTTCGTCAGTCCCGATGACCTGCGCCACGATATGCATGTGAATGTCGTCACCTTCCAGCCCGGCGGCGTGATCCCGTTCGAAGAAACGCATGTGATGGAGCACGGACTGTATGTCCTGGAAGGCAAGGCGGTCTACAAGCTCAACCGTGACTGGGTCGAGGTTGAGGCAGGCGATTACATGTGGCTGCGCGCGTTTTGCCCGCAGGCCTGTTACGCGGCGGGTCCGGGGCCATTCCGCTATCTGCTCTACAAGGACGTGAACCGGCATCCCCGGCTGGGTCCAGTGGTCGGGGGCTGA
- the uraH gene encoding hydroxyisourate hydrolase — MATGFLTTHVLDTARGLPAQGLRIALFRLEGAERRLLAETVTNADGRTDAPILPAAAFAPGSYELVFQAGAYLRATGQAGAEPLFLDSVPIRFGMSDAESHYHVPLLLSPYGYSTYRGS; from the coding sequence ATGGCGACCGGATTTCTGACCACCCATGTGCTGGATACCGCGCGTGGCCTGCCCGCGCAGGGCCTGCGGATCGCGCTGTTCCGGCTGGAGGGCGCAGAGCGCAGGCTGCTGGCCGAGACGGTCACCAATGCCGACGGGCGCACCGACGCGCCGATCCTGCCCGCCGCCGCCTTCGCGCCGGGCAGCTATGAGCTGGTCTTTCAGGCGGGTGCCTACCTGCGGGCGACCGGGCAGGCCGGGGCAGAGCCACTGTTTCTGGATAGTGTGCCGATCCGTTTCGGCATGTCGGATGCGGAGAGCCATTACCATGTGCCGCTGTTGCTGTCGCCCTATGGCTATTCCACCTATCGCGGCAGCTGA
- a CDS encoding GNAT family N-acetyltransferase, translating into MTLHICVTDDIATCRALRRTVFIEEQGVSEADEVDGLDDTAVHLLARQEGAAIGSARLLTLGEIGKIGRVCVLPAARGSGIGAALTRAAVAHFRTVPGVRVAKLGAQTHAIGFYQKLGFEVAGPEYMDAGIPHHDMILRF; encoded by the coding sequence ATGACCCTGCATATCTGCGTGACTGACGATATCGCCACCTGCCGCGCCCTGCGCCGCACGGTGTTCATCGAGGAACAGGGCGTGTCCGAGGCTGATGAGGTTGATGGGCTGGACGATACCGCCGTGCATTTGCTGGCGCGGCAGGAAGGTGCGGCCATTGGTTCGGCCCGCCTGCTGACGCTGGGTGAGATTGGGAAAATCGGCCGTGTGTGCGTATTGCCCGCCGCGCGCGGCAGCGGCATCGGTGCGGCGCTGACCCGTGCTGCCGTGGCGCATTTCCGCACAGTGCCGGGGGTGCGGGTGGCAAAGCTTGGCGCGCAGACCCATGCGATCGGGTTCTATCAGAAACTGGGGTTCGAGGTTGCCGGGCCGGAGTATATGGATGCGGGCATCCCGCATCACGATATGATCTTGCGGTTCTGA
- a CDS encoding ureidoglycolate lyase has product MENVIRVEPLTATAFAPFGDVLDTTGAPDKIINQGLCGRFNDRAQLDFGADGRAGISMFEAQPRSLPYSLELVERHPEGSQAFMPLSQHPFLVIVAPDAGGIPDRPHAFLTNGAQAINFHRNTWHGVLTPLHAPGLFAVVDRIGQTPNLQEHWFDVPWRVIEGA; this is encoded by the coding sequence ATGGAGAATGTCATTCGGGTGGAGCCTTTGACGGCCACGGCCTTCGCGCCCTTCGGCGATGTGCTGGACACCACGGGCGCGCCCGACAAGATCATCAATCAGGGTCTGTGCGGGCGGTTTAATGACCGGGCGCAGCTGGATTTCGGCGCGGATGGCCGGGCGGGCATTTCGATGTTTGAGGCGCAGCCCCGGTCCCTGCCCTATTCGCTGGAACTGGTAGAGCGGCACCCCGAAGGTTCACAGGCTTTCATGCCGCTGTCGCAGCACCCGTTTCTGGTGATCGTTGCCCCCGATGCGGGCGGCATACCGGACCGCCCGCACGCCTTCCTCACGAACGGCGCGCAAGCGATCAACTTTCACCGCAATACATGGCATGGCGTGCTGACGCCTTTGCACGCGCCGGGGCTGTTTGCCGTTGTGGACCGCATCGGCCAAACGCCCAACCTGCAGGAGCATTGGTTCGACGTGCCATGGCGCGTCATCGAAGGGGCCTAA
- the puuE gene encoding allantoinase PuuE: MTRYPRNMTGYGATPPDPQWPGGAKIAISLVLNYEEGGENSVLHGDAASEAFLSDIAGAAPWPGQRHWNMESIYDYGARAGFWRLHRLFNGRGLPVTVYGVASALARSPEQVAAMQAADWEIASHGLKWVEHKDMPEEAERAAIAGAIALHTQVTGSPPRGWYTGRCSVNTVRLVAETGQIDWISDTYDDDLPHWMEFGTRDQLILPYTLEANDMRFATAPGYTTGQQFFEYLRDAFDVLYAEGGAGAAKMMSIGLHCRLIGRPGKIAGLMRFLDYAQSHEGVWFARRQDIAAHWAKVSPHTRRARPSAMAHADFVAKFGGIYEHSDWVAARAHGLELGPAHDSATGLANAMARAFRSATQAERLAVLRAHPDLAGKLAAAKRLTADSTREQASAALDALTDAERETFQRLNTDYTTKHGFPFIIAVRDHTKDSILAAFEQRISNDTATEFATACGQVERIAHLRLKDIL, translated from the coding sequence ATGACCCGCTATCCCCGCAACATGACCGGCTACGGCGCAACGCCCCCCGACCCACAATGGCCCGGCGGCGCGAAAATCGCGATCAGCCTGGTGCTGAATTATGAAGAGGGCGGCGAGAACAGCGTCCTGCACGGCGATGCCGCGTCCGAGGCCTTCCTGTCCGACATTGCCGGGGCAGCGCCGTGGCCCGGGCAGCGGCACTGGAACATGGAATCGATCTATGATTATGGCGCGCGGGCCGGGTTCTGGCGGCTGCACCGATTGTTCAACGGGCGCGGCCTGCCGGTCACCGTCTACGGCGTGGCCAGCGCGCTGGCCCGCAGCCCCGAACAGGTGGCCGCGATGCAGGCGGCCGATTGGGAGATCGCCAGCCACGGGCTGAAATGGGTCGAACACAAGGACATGCCCGAAGAAGCTGAACGCGCCGCCATTGCCGGGGCCATCGCGCTGCATACGCAAGTCACCGGCAGCCCCCCGCGCGGCTGGTACACCGGGCGCTGTTCGGTCAATACCGTGCGGCTGGTGGCAGAGACCGGGCAAATCGACTGGATTTCCGACACATATGACGACGATCTGCCGCATTGGATGGAATTCGGCACGCGCGACCAACTGATCCTGCCGTACACGCTGGAAGCCAATGACATGCGGTTTGCCACGGCACCGGGCTACACCACCGGTCAGCAGTTCTTTGAATACCTGCGCGATGCGTTCGATGTGCTTTATGCCGAAGGGGGCGCAGGTGCGGCCAAGATGATGTCCATCGGCCTGCATTGCCGCCTGATCGGACGGCCCGGGAAGATCGCGGGCCTGATGCGGTTTCTGGATTATGCGCAGAGCCATGAAGGCGTGTGGTTCGCCCGGCGCCAGGACATCGCCGCGCATTGGGCAAAGGTGTCGCCGCATACGCGGCGTGCACGCCCGTCGGCGATGGCGCACGCAGATTTCGTCGCGAAATTCGGCGGGATCTATGAACACTCTGACTGGGTCGCCGCCCGCGCCCATGGGCTGGAACTGGGGCCTGCGCATGACAGCGCCACGGGGCTGGCCAATGCCATGGCCCGCGCGTTTCGCAGCGCCACGCAAGCCGAGCGTCTGGCCGTCCTGCGCGCCCACCCCGACCTTGCGGGCAAACTGGCGGCGGCAAAGCGGCTGACTGCGGATTCGACCCGCGAGCAAGCCAGCGCCGCGCTGGATGCGCTGACCGATGCTGAGCGTGAAACCTTCCAGCGTCTGAACACCGATTACACCACCAAACACGGTTTCCCTTTCATCATCGCGGTGCGCGACCATACCAAGGACAGCATCCTTGCCGCCTTTGAGCAGCGGATCAGCAACGACACCGCCACCGAATTTGCCACCGCCTGCGGGCAGGTGGAACGCATCGCCCACCTCCGCCTGAAGGATATCCTATGA
- the cobO gene encoding cob(I)yrinic acid a,c-diamide adenosyltransferase has product MDENERHREKMQKIQAARARMMETKTDEKGLVIVHTGAGKGKSSSGFGMIMRCIGHGIPCAVVQFIKGGWLTGEQEILRNRFTEECAFHVAGEGFTWDTQDRERDIAMAQAGWATAKELILRDGMGMVLLDEINIALRYDYLDLSEVLAFLRDQKPHMTHVVLTGRNAKPELIEAADLVTEMTLIKHPFRDGIKAQKGVEF; this is encoded by the coding sequence ATGGATGAGAACGAACGCCACCGCGAGAAGATGCAGAAAATTCAGGCCGCGCGCGCCCGGATGATGGAGACCAAGACCGATGAGAAGGGTCTGGTGATCGTTCATACCGGCGCAGGAAAGGGCAAATCTTCCAGCGGGTTTGGCATGATCATGCGTTGTATCGGCCATGGCATCCCCTGCGCCGTGGTGCAGTTCATCAAGGGTGGCTGGCTGACCGGCGAGCAGGAAATCCTGCGCAACCGCTTCACCGAGGAATGCGCGTTTCACGTCGCGGGCGAAGGCTTCACCTGGGATACGCAGGACCGCGAACGCGACATCGCCATGGCGCAGGCAGGCTGGGCGACGGCAAAAGAGCTGATATTGCGCGATGGCATGGGCATGGTACTGTTGGACGAAATCAACATCGCGCTGCGATATGACTATCTGGACCTGTCCGAGGTACTGGCGTTCCTGCGCGACCAAAAACCCCATATGACTCATGTGGTTCTGACCGGACGCAACGCGAAACCGGAACTGATCGAAGCCGCTGACCTGGTGACCGAGATGACACTTATCAAACATCCGTTCCGCGATGGTATCAAGGCGCAGAAAGGCGTCGAGTTTTGA